One Mytilus trossulus isolate FHL-02 chromosome 5, PNRI_Mtr1.1.1.hap1, whole genome shotgun sequence DNA segment encodes these proteins:
- the LOC134718585 gene encoding gamma-aminobutyric acid receptor subunit beta-1-like isoform X4, with protein MSGSQKSVFIKVTFLKISNIETVKEQFSADVFIKARWREPSLDHSKVSDNLKLDQYWSPKLVVQNVLGSPKQSSWKELNFGKGGEAFIVEKRRIKGTFAEMLELRMFPFDFQDISVVLTSEHPIQELEILEDEQELSSMNVSCFVDVQEWELKDYVVTEAKQMTKEFSETKNISFPLLTVKTLAVRQFGFFVWNILIIMTIISLLSFTTFAVDNTKPQNRLQLGFTLTLTGVTFRFVTNQSLPKISYLTKLDIYILFCMIFNFCISIWHAVITRFKDNSNQDSMDFWAFIIFIIIYSVFQLIYFMIVVGSYFWRRRKVQQLEKEYQEKAIKLIGESWKSNRKITSRSKVRDGRASLFFG; from the exons atgTCAGGTTCGCAG AAAAGCGTTTTCATAAAGGTAACTTTTCTCAAGATTAGTAACATTGAAACAGTCAAAGAGCAGTTCTCAGCAGACGTCTTTATCAAAGCAAGATGGCGGGAACCAAGCTTAGACCATAGCAAG GTTTCAGATAATCTGAAGTTAGACCAGTATTGGAGCCCCAAGTTAGTGGTCCAGAATGTACTTGGTAGTCCGAAACAATCGTCATGGAAGGAACTTAACTTTGGTAAAGGAGGAGAGGCGTTTATTGTGGAGAAGAGAAGGATCAAAGGAACTTTCGCAGAAATGTTGGAACTAAGAATGTTTCCGTTTGATTTTCAG gaTATAAGTGTAGTACTGACATCAGAGCACCCTATCCAAGAACTTGAGATTTTAGAGGACGAACAAGAACTTAGCTCAATGAATGTTTCATGTTTTGTTGATGTCCAAGAATGGGAACTAAAAGACTATGTAGTAACTGAAGCTAAACAGATGACAAAAGAATTCtcagaaactaaaaatatatcatttccGTTATTGACAGTGAAAACTTTAGCTGTCAGACAATTTGGATTCTTTGTGTGgaatatactaatcataatg acCATCATCAGCTTGTTATCCTTCACAACATTTGCTGTCGACAACACTAAACCACAGAACAGATTACAGCTAGGGTTTACATTAACATTGACGGGCGTTACCTTCAGATTTGTCACCAATCAGAGTTTACCTAAGATATCGTATCTTACTAAATTG gatatatacatattgttttgtatgatattcaACTTTTGCATCAGTATTTGGCACGCAGTTATAACCCGGTTTAAAGACAACTCGAACCAAGATTCAATGGACTTCTGGGCAtttattatctttataattatatacagcGTCTTCCAATTGATATACTTTATGATTGTCGTCGGGAGT TATTTCTGGAGAAGAAGAAAGGTACAGCAACTAGAAAAAGAATACCAG GAGAAAGCAATTAAGCTGATAGGAGAATCCTGGAAAAGCAATAGAAAAATTACGAGTAGATCGAAAGTTAGAGATGGTCGAGCATCACTTTTCTTTGGATAA
- the LOC134718585 gene encoding gamma-aminobutyric acid receptor subunit beta-1-like isoform X2 has translation MAATVRIEAYKTTSGNGDRKEKPKKSVFIKVTFLKISNIETVKEQFSADVFIKARWREPSLDHSKVSDNLKLDQYWSPKLVVQNVLGSPKQSSWKELNFGKGGEAFIVEKRRIKGTFAEMLELRMFPFDFQDISVVLTSEHPIQELEILEDEQELSSMNVSCFVDVQEWELKDYVVTEAKQMTKEFSETKNISFPLLTVKTLAVRQFGFFVWNILIIMTIISLLSFTTFAVDNTKPQNRLQLGFTLTLTGVTFRFVTNQSLPKISYLTKLDIYILFCMIFNFCISIWHAVITRFKDNSNQDSMDFWAFIIFIIIYSVFQLIYFMIVVGSYFWRRRKVQQLEKEYQEKAIKLIGESWKSNRKITSRSKVRDGRASLFFG, from the exons AAAAGCGTTTTCATAAAGGTAACTTTTCTCAAGATTAGTAACATTGAAACAGTCAAAGAGCAGTTCTCAGCAGACGTCTTTATCAAAGCAAGATGGCGGGAACCAAGCTTAGACCATAGCAAG GTTTCAGATAATCTGAAGTTAGACCAGTATTGGAGCCCCAAGTTAGTGGTCCAGAATGTACTTGGTAGTCCGAAACAATCGTCATGGAAGGAACTTAACTTTGGTAAAGGAGGAGAGGCGTTTATTGTGGAGAAGAGAAGGATCAAAGGAACTTTCGCAGAAATGTTGGAACTAAGAATGTTTCCGTTTGATTTTCAG gaTATAAGTGTAGTACTGACATCAGAGCACCCTATCCAAGAACTTGAGATTTTAGAGGACGAACAAGAACTTAGCTCAATGAATGTTTCATGTTTTGTTGATGTCCAAGAATGGGAACTAAAAGACTATGTAGTAACTGAAGCTAAACAGATGACAAAAGAATTCtcagaaactaaaaatatatcatttccGTTATTGACAGTGAAAACTTTAGCTGTCAGACAATTTGGATTCTTTGTGTGgaatatactaatcataatg acCATCATCAGCTTGTTATCCTTCACAACATTTGCTGTCGACAACACTAAACCACAGAACAGATTACAGCTAGGGTTTACATTAACATTGACGGGCGTTACCTTCAGATTTGTCACCAATCAGAGTTTACCTAAGATATCGTATCTTACTAAATTG gatatatacatattgttttgtatgatattcaACTTTTGCATCAGTATTTGGCACGCAGTTATAACCCGGTTTAAAGACAACTCGAACCAAGATTCAATGGACTTCTGGGCAtttattatctttataattatatacagcGTCTTCCAATTGATATACTTTATGATTGTCGTCGGGAGT TATTTCTGGAGAAGAAGAAAGGTACAGCAACTAGAAAAAGAATACCAG GAGAAAGCAATTAAGCTGATAGGAGAATCCTGGAAAAGCAATAGAAAAATTACGAGTAGATCGAAAGTTAGAGATGGTCGAGCATCACTTTTCTTTGGATAA
- the LOC134718585 gene encoding gamma-aminobutyric acid receptor subunit beta-1-like isoform X1 encodes MSNSNAVILVKNSIRDRTILRASNKSVFIKVTFLKISNIETVKEQFSADVFIKARWREPSLDHSKVSDNLKLDQYWSPKLVVQNVLGSPKQSSWKELNFGKGGEAFIVEKRRIKGTFAEMLELRMFPFDFQDISVVLTSEHPIQELEILEDEQELSSMNVSCFVDVQEWELKDYVVTEAKQMTKEFSETKNISFPLLTVKTLAVRQFGFFVWNILIIMTIISLLSFTTFAVDNTKPQNRLQLGFTLTLTGVTFRFVTNQSLPKISYLTKLDIYILFCMIFNFCISIWHAVITRFKDNSNQDSMDFWAFIIFIIIYSVFQLIYFMIVVGSYFWRRRKVQQLEKEYQEKAIKLIGESWKSNRKITSRSKVRDGRASLFFG; translated from the exons AAAAGCGTTTTCATAAAGGTAACTTTTCTCAAGATTAGTAACATTGAAACAGTCAAAGAGCAGTTCTCAGCAGACGTCTTTATCAAAGCAAGATGGCGGGAACCAAGCTTAGACCATAGCAAG GTTTCAGATAATCTGAAGTTAGACCAGTATTGGAGCCCCAAGTTAGTGGTCCAGAATGTACTTGGTAGTCCGAAACAATCGTCATGGAAGGAACTTAACTTTGGTAAAGGAGGAGAGGCGTTTATTGTGGAGAAGAGAAGGATCAAAGGAACTTTCGCAGAAATGTTGGAACTAAGAATGTTTCCGTTTGATTTTCAG gaTATAAGTGTAGTACTGACATCAGAGCACCCTATCCAAGAACTTGAGATTTTAGAGGACGAACAAGAACTTAGCTCAATGAATGTTTCATGTTTTGTTGATGTCCAAGAATGGGAACTAAAAGACTATGTAGTAACTGAAGCTAAACAGATGACAAAAGAATTCtcagaaactaaaaatatatcatttccGTTATTGACAGTGAAAACTTTAGCTGTCAGACAATTTGGATTCTTTGTGTGgaatatactaatcataatg acCATCATCAGCTTGTTATCCTTCACAACATTTGCTGTCGACAACACTAAACCACAGAACAGATTACAGCTAGGGTTTACATTAACATTGACGGGCGTTACCTTCAGATTTGTCACCAATCAGAGTTTACCTAAGATATCGTATCTTACTAAATTG gatatatacatattgttttgtatgatattcaACTTTTGCATCAGTATTTGGCACGCAGTTATAACCCGGTTTAAAGACAACTCGAACCAAGATTCAATGGACTTCTGGGCAtttattatctttataattatatacagcGTCTTCCAATTGATATACTTTATGATTGTCGTCGGGAGT TATTTCTGGAGAAGAAGAAAGGTACAGCAACTAGAAAAAGAATACCAG GAGAAAGCAATTAAGCTGATAGGAGAATCCTGGAAAAGCAATAGAAAAATTACGAGTAGATCGAAAGTTAGAGATGGTCGAGCATCACTTTTCTTTGGATAA
- the LOC134718585 gene encoding gamma-aminobutyric acid receptor subunit beta-1-like isoform X5, producing the protein MENKKSVFIKVTFLKISNIETVKEQFSADVFIKARWREPSLDHSKVSDNLKLDQYWSPKLVVQNVLGSPKQSSWKELNFGKGGEAFIVEKRRIKGTFAEMLELRMFPFDFQDISVVLTSEHPIQELEILEDEQELSSMNVSCFVDVQEWELKDYVVTEAKQMTKEFSETKNISFPLLTVKTLAVRQFGFFVWNILIIMTIISLLSFTTFAVDNTKPQNRLQLGFTLTLTGVTFRFVTNQSLPKISYLTKLDIYILFCMIFNFCISIWHAVITRFKDNSNQDSMDFWAFIIFIIIYSVFQLIYFMIVVGSYFWRRRKVQQLEKEYQEKAIKLIGESWKSNRKITSRSKVRDGRASLFFG; encoded by the exons AAAAGCGTTTTCATAAAGGTAACTTTTCTCAAGATTAGTAACATTGAAACAGTCAAAGAGCAGTTCTCAGCAGACGTCTTTATCAAAGCAAGATGGCGGGAACCAAGCTTAGACCATAGCAAG GTTTCAGATAATCTGAAGTTAGACCAGTATTGGAGCCCCAAGTTAGTGGTCCAGAATGTACTTGGTAGTCCGAAACAATCGTCATGGAAGGAACTTAACTTTGGTAAAGGAGGAGAGGCGTTTATTGTGGAGAAGAGAAGGATCAAAGGAACTTTCGCAGAAATGTTGGAACTAAGAATGTTTCCGTTTGATTTTCAG gaTATAAGTGTAGTACTGACATCAGAGCACCCTATCCAAGAACTTGAGATTTTAGAGGACGAACAAGAACTTAGCTCAATGAATGTTTCATGTTTTGTTGATGTCCAAGAATGGGAACTAAAAGACTATGTAGTAACTGAAGCTAAACAGATGACAAAAGAATTCtcagaaactaaaaatatatcatttccGTTATTGACAGTGAAAACTTTAGCTGTCAGACAATTTGGATTCTTTGTGTGgaatatactaatcataatg acCATCATCAGCTTGTTATCCTTCACAACATTTGCTGTCGACAACACTAAACCACAGAACAGATTACAGCTAGGGTTTACATTAACATTGACGGGCGTTACCTTCAGATTTGTCACCAATCAGAGTTTACCTAAGATATCGTATCTTACTAAATTG gatatatacatattgttttgtatgatattcaACTTTTGCATCAGTATTTGGCACGCAGTTATAACCCGGTTTAAAGACAACTCGAACCAAGATTCAATGGACTTCTGGGCAtttattatctttataattatatacagcGTCTTCCAATTGATATACTTTATGATTGTCGTCGGGAGT TATTTCTGGAGAAGAAGAAAGGTACAGCAACTAGAAAAAGAATACCAG GAGAAAGCAATTAAGCTGATAGGAGAATCCTGGAAAAGCAATAGAAAAATTACGAGTAGATCGAAAGTTAGAGATGGTCGAGCATCACTTTTCTTTGGATAA
- the LOC134718585 gene encoding gamma-aminobutyric acid receptor subunit beta-1-like isoform X3 has translation MAEIVNGESKSIKPKPKKSVFIKVTFLKISNIETVKEQFSADVFIKARWREPSLDHSKVSDNLKLDQYWSPKLVVQNVLGSPKQSSWKELNFGKGGEAFIVEKRRIKGTFAEMLELRMFPFDFQDISVVLTSEHPIQELEILEDEQELSSMNVSCFVDVQEWELKDYVVTEAKQMTKEFSETKNISFPLLTVKTLAVRQFGFFVWNILIIMTIISLLSFTTFAVDNTKPQNRLQLGFTLTLTGVTFRFVTNQSLPKISYLTKLDIYILFCMIFNFCISIWHAVITRFKDNSNQDSMDFWAFIIFIIIYSVFQLIYFMIVVGSYFWRRRKVQQLEKEYQEKAIKLIGESWKSNRKITSRSKVRDGRASLFFG, from the exons AAAAGCGTTTTCATAAAGGTAACTTTTCTCAAGATTAGTAACATTGAAACAGTCAAAGAGCAGTTCTCAGCAGACGTCTTTATCAAAGCAAGATGGCGGGAACCAAGCTTAGACCATAGCAAG GTTTCAGATAATCTGAAGTTAGACCAGTATTGGAGCCCCAAGTTAGTGGTCCAGAATGTACTTGGTAGTCCGAAACAATCGTCATGGAAGGAACTTAACTTTGGTAAAGGAGGAGAGGCGTTTATTGTGGAGAAGAGAAGGATCAAAGGAACTTTCGCAGAAATGTTGGAACTAAGAATGTTTCCGTTTGATTTTCAG gaTATAAGTGTAGTACTGACATCAGAGCACCCTATCCAAGAACTTGAGATTTTAGAGGACGAACAAGAACTTAGCTCAATGAATGTTTCATGTTTTGTTGATGTCCAAGAATGGGAACTAAAAGACTATGTAGTAACTGAAGCTAAACAGATGACAAAAGAATTCtcagaaactaaaaatatatcatttccGTTATTGACAGTGAAAACTTTAGCTGTCAGACAATTTGGATTCTTTGTGTGgaatatactaatcataatg acCATCATCAGCTTGTTATCCTTCACAACATTTGCTGTCGACAACACTAAACCACAGAACAGATTACAGCTAGGGTTTACATTAACATTGACGGGCGTTACCTTCAGATTTGTCACCAATCAGAGTTTACCTAAGATATCGTATCTTACTAAATTG gatatatacatattgttttgtatgatattcaACTTTTGCATCAGTATTTGGCACGCAGTTATAACCCGGTTTAAAGACAACTCGAACCAAGATTCAATGGACTTCTGGGCAtttattatctttataattatatacagcGTCTTCCAATTGATATACTTTATGATTGTCGTCGGGAGT TATTTCTGGAGAAGAAGAAAGGTACAGCAACTAGAAAAAGAATACCAG GAGAAAGCAATTAAGCTGATAGGAGAATCCTGGAAAAGCAATAGAAAAATTACGAGTAGATCGAAAGTTAGAGATGGTCGAGCATCACTTTTCTTTGGATAA
- the LOC134718585 gene encoding uncharacterized protein LOC134718585 isoform X6 — protein MSNSNAVILVKNSIRDRTILRASNKSVFIKVTFLKISNIETVKEQFSADVFIKARWREPSLDHSKVSDNLKLDQYWSPKLVVQNVLGSPKQSSWKELNFGKGGEAFIVEKRRIKGTFAEMLELRMFPFDFQDISVVLTSEHPIQELEILEDEQELSSMNVSCFVDVQEWELKDYVVTEAKQMTKEFSETKNISFPLLTVKTLAVRQFGFFVWNILIIMTIISLLSFTTFAVDNTKPQNRLQLGFTLTLTGVTFRFVTNQSLPKISYLTKLYFWRRRKVQQLEKEYQEKAIKLIGESWKSNRKITSRSKVRDGRASLFFG, from the exons AAAAGCGTTTTCATAAAGGTAACTTTTCTCAAGATTAGTAACATTGAAACAGTCAAAGAGCAGTTCTCAGCAGACGTCTTTATCAAAGCAAGATGGCGGGAACCAAGCTTAGACCATAGCAAG GTTTCAGATAATCTGAAGTTAGACCAGTATTGGAGCCCCAAGTTAGTGGTCCAGAATGTACTTGGTAGTCCGAAACAATCGTCATGGAAGGAACTTAACTTTGGTAAAGGAGGAGAGGCGTTTATTGTGGAGAAGAGAAGGATCAAAGGAACTTTCGCAGAAATGTTGGAACTAAGAATGTTTCCGTTTGATTTTCAG gaTATAAGTGTAGTACTGACATCAGAGCACCCTATCCAAGAACTTGAGATTTTAGAGGACGAACAAGAACTTAGCTCAATGAATGTTTCATGTTTTGTTGATGTCCAAGAATGGGAACTAAAAGACTATGTAGTAACTGAAGCTAAACAGATGACAAAAGAATTCtcagaaactaaaaatatatcatttccGTTATTGACAGTGAAAACTTTAGCTGTCAGACAATTTGGATTCTTTGTGTGgaatatactaatcataatg acCATCATCAGCTTGTTATCCTTCACAACATTTGCTGTCGACAACACTAAACCACAGAACAGATTACAGCTAGGGTTTACATTAACATTGACGGGCGTTACCTTCAGATTTGTCACCAATCAGAGTTTACCTAAGATATCGTATCTTACTAAATTG TATTTCTGGAGAAGAAGAAAGGTACAGCAACTAGAAAAAGAATACCAG GAGAAAGCAATTAAGCTGATAGGAGAATCCTGGAAAAGCAATAGAAAAATTACGAGTAGATCGAAAGTTAGAGATGGTCGAGCATCACTTTTCTTTGGATAA
- the LOC134717655 gene encoding uncharacterized protein LOC134717655: MIQSGFGITGIQHVQYTKDFEKESVVIFTTKYLASAENDSKEKELVKQLTKKVGTEIDIRNRQRLFIILDMIYKNHIPSLKKISSGSLAEGLDLPGSDLDVMYVTYEVHDDIENIRDIKDQEQRSILVMEKSIDHPGFTRLKFIAKGQTELDSYTSTGKGSYFSINNFFNTLKPKFGDLPLSLHGPCLSDPNQNFDLAFCLRSKYLPTNVIPWAVRYRQQWPPNPVIDKIKKSGCLLVPIGPKIGSDSNLLWRISFSNAEKLLVHSFNLTQLLCYGLLKVTLKSILNKNEGVKDLLCSYFLKTALFWVSEEVNLEMFQLPKLFICFSLCLDKLMLWVNNCYCPNFFIPEHNMFLGKIDQSNNKILLSVLESIKNGGIGGLITDLIAAENGFNRLLRTQDETSFIMVDFLFYRMCGSYMAPISSRFYEVLSFIETLLMYEQSAFIVGACNYCKAKLSQHTAQIPPQPTTINKDFYMNKRYHRHLQDGTATDAVSGWLLYASYYYVTGQYKATLEITEYIIPRRMKVATIESINYVQHSGLIPEELVLEVQDKDIDIPVIVMSHCLRFLCYYHLGDISSRKRALRDLHLTLKDKHNMQLGKLSDSITILGVCYEIAGDKNRAYQCYEEALKCVGVLRSTAKIRKSKLLEI, translated from the exons ATGATACAATCAGGTTTTGGGATAACAGGCATACAACATGTACAGTATACTaaagatttcgaaaaagagagTGTAGTCATATTTACTACTA AGTATCTAGCATCTGCTGAAAATGactcaaaagaaaaagaattagTAAAACAACTTACAAAAAAAGTTGGTACTGAAATAGACATACGTAACAGACAACGACTATTTATAATACTTGATATGATCTATAAAAATCATATcccaagtttaaaaaaaatatcaagcgGAAGTTTAGCAGAAGGACTGGATTTACCAGGTAGTGACTTAGATGTGATGTATGTCACTTATGAAGTACATGATGATATTGAGAATATACGGGATATCAAAGACCAAGAACAACGTAGTATACTAGTTATGGAGAAATCAATTGATCATCCTGGATTTACTAGACTTAAATTCATCGCAAAAGGCCAAACGGAATTGGATTCTTATACAAGTACTGGAAAAGGCTCATATTTTTCAATCAACAACTTTTTTAATACATTGAAGCCAAAATTTGGAGATTTACCACTTTCTCTGCATGGCCCTTGTCTTTCAGAcccaaatcaaaattttgatctAGCATTCTGCTTACGAAGTAAATATTTACCTACTAATGTCATTCCATGGGCAGTTCGTTATAGACAGCAATGGCCTCCTAATCCCGTAATTGACAAGATTAAGAAGAGTGGATGTTTGTTAGTACCCATAGGACCTAAGATCGGATCGGATAGTAATTTATTATGGCGAATATCTTTCTCTAATGCAGAAAAGCTACTTGTTCATTCGTTCAACTTAACTCAACTCTTATGTTATGGTCTTCTCAAAGTAACATTAAAGAGTATTCTTAACAAGAATGAAGGTGTCAAAGATTTATTGTGTTCTTACTTTTTGAAGACGGCTTTATTCTGGGTCTCAGAGGAAGTTAACTTAGAAATGTTTCAATTGCccaaattgtttatttgtttttctctctgcCTTGATAAATTAATGCTATGGGTAAACAACTGCTATTGTCCGAATTTCTTTATACCTGAACATAACATGTTTCTAGGAAAGATCGATCAGAGTAATAATAAAATACTACTCAGTGTTCTTGAAAGTATTAAAAATGGTGGAATTGGTGGGTTGATAACAGATTTAATTGCGGCTGAAAATGGATTTAATCGTTTATTGAGAACACAGGATGAAACTTCGTTCATCATGGtagactttttattttacaggatGTGTGGATCGTATATGGCTCCAATATCTTCACGTTTTTATGAAGTATTGTCATTTATTGAAACTTTACTCATGTATGAACAATCTGCCTTTATTGTTGGTGCGTGTAATTATTGTAAGGCTAAACTCAGTCAACATACAGCACAAATACCGCCACAACCAACCACCATTAATAAAGATTTCTACATGAACAAACGTTATCATAGACATTTACAAGACGGTACTGCGACGGATGCCGTGTCAGGTTGGTTGTTATACGCGTCATATTATTATGTCACAGGTCAGTACAAAGCTACACTTGAAATAACAGAATATATTATACCACGA AGAATGAAAGTGGCTACTATAGAAAGTATTAATTACGTGCAACACTCAGGATTAATACCTGAAGAACTAGTACTGGAGGTTCAAGACAAGGATATTGATATACCGGTCATTGTAATGTCTCACTGCCTTAGATTTCTATGCTATTATCATCTAGGTGATATTTCCAGTAGAAAACGTGCATTACGTGATttacatttaacattaaaagataaacataatATGCAGTTAGGTAAATTATCAGACTCAATAACAATACTTGGTGTATGTTATGAGATAGCCGGTGATAAAAACAGAGCATATCAGTGTTATGAAGAGGCTCTGAAATGCGTAGGTGTATTACGTAGTACAGCAAAAATAAGGAAATCAAAACTTTTGGAGATTTAA